In one window of Macadamia integrifolia cultivar HAES 741 chromosome 2, SCU_Mint_v3, whole genome shotgun sequence DNA:
- the LOC122059163 gene encoding pentatricopeptide repeat-containing protein At1g08070, chloroplastic-like translates to MLFSLQSPLISSSSLHLLPFSDPPYKVLRFHPSLSLLSSCKGMENFKQIHSQFIKTGLHNTQYALSKLIEFCAISPTGDLSYAVSIFSCIDEPNQFVWNTIIRGHCLSCTPIHAIAFYVSMLLAGTEPNSYTFPFLLKACAKVQATHEGKQVHAHVVKLGLETDAFVHTSLINMYAQSGELADARLVFDKGFSRNAVSFTALLTGYASAGYLDNARQLFDEIPVRDVVSWNAMIAGYAHSGRYKEALDFFQEMLRANAQPNESTMVSVLSACAQLGSLELGIKVQSWIKDHGLGSNLRLVNALIDMYSKCGGLETARGLFDRVSQRDQISWNVMIGGYTHMSHYKEALDLFRKMLQSNEKPNEVTFLSILPACAYLGTLDLGKWIHAYTDKNFSNSGDPSLSTSLIDMYAKCGSIQAAKQVFDSMKSKSLSSWNAMISGLAMHGYADMALQLFSRMVEEGFKPDDITFVGVLSACSHAGLVELGHKYFDTMIKEYKISPKLQHYGCMIDLLGRAGLFDEAEALMKNMEIEPDGAIWGSLLGACRVHGNVELGELVAEHLFKLEPENPGGYVLLSNIYAKSGKWEEVARIRTRLNDRGMKKVPGCSSIEVDSVLHEFLVGDKSHQHCKEIYKMLDEIDELLELAGHVPDTSEVLYDIDEERKEGVLSYHSEKLAIAYGLISTKPGTTIRIVKNLRICGNCHSATKLISKIFNREIIARDRSRFHHFRNGSCSCKDYW, encoded by the coding sequence ATGTTGTTCTCTTTGCAGTCCCCTTTGATTTCTTCGTCCTCTCTGCATCTCCTCCCCTTCTCAGACCCTCCTTACAAAGTCCTCAGATttcacccatctctctctcttctctcctcatGCAAGGGTATGGAAAATTTTAAACAAATCCACTCCCAATTCATCAAGACAGGCCTGCACAACACCCAATATGCACTGAGTAAGCTAATCGAGTTTTGTGCAATTTCTCCCACTGGTGATCTTTCTTACGCTGTCTCAATCTTTTCTTGCATCGATGAACCAAATCAATTCGTATGGAACACGATTATTCGAGGTCATTGCTTGAGCTGTACCCCTATCCATGCCATAGCTTTCTATGTAAGTATGCTCCTTGCAGGAACAGAGCCGAATAGCTAtactttccctttccttttgaAAGCTTGTGCGAAAGTTCAAGCTACCCATGAAGGGAAACAGGTCCATGCGCATGTTGTGAAGCTTGGTCTTGAGACTGACGCCTTTGTACATACTTCTCTAATTAACATGTATGCCCAAAGCGGCGAACTAGCTGATGCCCGGCTGGTCTTTGATAAAGGTTTTTCGAGAAATGCGGTTTCCTTCACGGCTTTGCTAACAGGTTATGCTTCGGCAGGTTATCTGGACAATGCTCGTCAGCTATTTGATGAAATTCCTGTTAGAGATGTTGTATCATGGAATGCCATGATTGCAGGCTATGCCCATAGTGGGCGATACAAAGAGGCTCTGGATTTCTTTCAGGAAATGCTGAGAGCAAATGCCCAGCCCAATGAGAGCACTATGGTTAGTGTTCTTTCAGCCTGTGCTCAATTGGGGTCCCTTGAGTTGGGGATTAAGGTTCAGTCTTGGATTAAAGATCATGGACTTGGTTCAAATCTTCGGCTTGTTAATGCTCTCATTGACATGTATTCCAAGTGTGGGGGGTTGGAAACAGCTCGTGGTTTGTTTGACAGAGTAAGTCAAAGAGATCAAATCTCATGGAATGTTATGATTGGTGGGTATACTCATATGAGCCACTATAAAGAAGCTCTGGATCTCTTTAGGAAAATGCTACAATCAAATGAAAAGCCTAATGAGGTCACTTTCTTGAGTATTCTACCAGCCTGTGCATACTTAGGTACTCTTGATCTTGGCAAATGGATTCATGCATATACAGACAAGAATTTTAGTAATTCAGGTGATCCTTCTCTTTCAACTAGTCTCATTGACATGTATGCTAAATGTGGAAGTATACAGGCTGCAAAACAGGTCTTTGACTCTATGAAATCTAAAAGCCTGTCTTCTTGGAATGCAATGATATCTGGACTAGCCATGCATGGGTATGCAGATATGGCCCTCCAGCTTTTCTCAAGGATGGTTGAAGAAGGATTCAAACCGGATGATATCACTTTTGTTGGTGTACTTTCGGCTTGTAGCCATGCGGGCTTGGTGGAATTAGGTCACAAATACTTTGATACCATGATCAAGGAGTACAAGATTTCACCAAAATTGCAACACTACGGGTGTATGATTGATCTGCTTGGTCGTGCTGGGCTGTTTGATGAAGCAGAGGCCTTGATGAAGAATATGGAAATTGAGCCTGATGGAGCTATTTGGGGTTCTCTGCTAGGAGCTTGTCGGGTCCATGGCAATGTTGAGCTAGGTGAGCTTGTTGCAGAACATCTTTTCAAACTGGAGCCGGAAAACCCTGGGGGTTATGTACTTTTATCAAACATCTATGCAAAATCTGGCAAGTGGGAGGAAGTTGCAAGGATAAGAACCAGATTAAATGATAGGGGAATGAAGAAAGTACCTGGCTGTAGCTCTATTGAGGTGGATAGTGTTTTACATGAGTTTCTCGTTGGTGACAAATCACATCAACATTGCAAAGAGATATATAAGATGTTGGATGAAATAGATGAACTATTGGAGTTGGCTGGTCATGTACCAGATACATCAGAGGTACTCTATGATATAGATgaggaaaggaaggaaggagTATTGTCTTATCACAGTGAGAAATTGGCGATTGCTTATGGGTTGATCAGTACAAAACCAGGGACAACAATCAGAATAGTGAAGAACCTTCGTATATGTGGAAATTGCCACTCAGCAACAAAGCTCATATCAAAGATTTTCAACAGGGAGATCATCGCAAGAGATCGGAGTCGTTTCCATCATTTTAGAAATGGCTCTTGTTCATGTAAGGATTACTGGTGA